The window TTCTTGGTCGAGTCATCTACAGTAACCTTCTCGATTGTTACTTcaactttttcttctttatttgttAAATTCGTTGGTGGATTGTCTTCTCCTTTGGTCTGATCATCAACTTTGGCTGCTTCAATTAGTTGAACATGTGGCATTTCACACCCCTGTTCTCTTTCATCAAACTTAACCGATCCATCTTCTATGTTTGTCTGTTCTTTGACTTTCTTTGCAGTTGGGTTATCTTCTCTTACTGTTGTGTGATCTTGCTCTTTCTCATCTTCAACAAATTCCAATTGATGGTCATTTTGACCTTTAACGTGACGCACACAACCAGCAATAACTGCTGCTGccgcttctttttcttttccttcttccTCCTCTTTGCTAAATCCTAGTTCACTAACAATCTCATATGCATTACCTGTTTCATTAATCAAGCCTCCATCAAAATTCTCTACAATAATTTCATCATCACCAtaaccattttctttttcttgttcttcaGTAAACTGCACTTGAGGGTTGTCATCTACTATAACCTGTTTTACACAAGCGGCTTCCTCATTCATGAATACTGTTTCTCGATCTTTAGCTTCTTCCTTCCCTTCTTCCGGTGCTTGTGCAATGTCTTTAGCCAAGCATTCTTCCACTTCAACACCCTCAATAGCTTCATATGTTTCTATTGGTGTGATAGCCTCATCCGATACTAACGATTTTGCTTCAATCTGTTCACCTTTTCCATTATCAATTGGCGTCAAGTATCTCTGCTCTTCACCACCAACATCTCTCTGCAAAACTTTGCTTGAATCATCTTCATTCCGAGCTTCCATAATTACCTCTTCTTCACAATCAAGTTCTCCATTTTCAAAAACAGAATCAACATAACTCGATGTGCCTTTTTGGTCTTCACCAACCACCGAACAGATAACGCCTTCATTACCATCTCCAGAGTCCAATTGCCCATCATCCTCTTTTTCATAATCATGCTTTTCATTctacaattaaataaaattccACAACAAAAACTTAGCCATGGATCTCAAGTCCAATAAAAATGGCATAAATCTTGACATATAActaaataagcattattagtttatttacCACAACCAAATCTTGAATATCTTCAGTCTGCATCTCCTTCATGCTAGTCAACCCATCACTgcttaaaagtcaaaataaaccCTCTTATCAAGTTTATAATTTTAgtgtatttatatagttatatatacatCAGTAAACAATGAGAATTTACGTTTACTAGCATAGTATTCTCAACATATATAGCCCATGTATATCAAATCATaatcaaaatacatataaatttgaCATGATCAGACTACTATTAGATTTTGTCAATGTTAAAACGTTTTAATAAATAAACGTTATAAATGTTTtctaatatagtatagatataaaccTTGGATTATGTATATCCGGGTCAACCAAAAAATCTTTATTActcttcatcatcaagttcATATGGTGTGAACCATCACCAGTCTTTGTCTCCTGTGACATGTTCTTGTCACTATTTTCCGACGATGATCgatgttgttttctttttttgaaagcAAAGGCGGAGAAAATGGTAGCAGTCACTAAAGCTCCACCCAACAACAAAACACCACCTATTCCAAAACTGCCGGCACCGGCACCAACGTTAAGTGTCACCGGaaatgtttttttgttgttttttttgtcCTGTTTACGAGGGGGATCTTCCATCCTAGAATTGTGGGTGTAAAGTGAATGTTTTTTTGTGATTCTTGAAACTGGTGTTTTGGTTGTTAGGAAGTGTTTGTTGGATATGGTTGTAGTTGAGAGAGAGTGCTAGAGAAGTGGCCtttgtaaagaaaaaagaaaaatatgctTTGTgaagataaaacaaaattttaatttattacttTTTGGGTGTTGGACAAGTTAGTAGGTGAAGAATTTTATTTTCATGGCAAGCATAATTAATAACTATCTTAAGGGTTGCAATTTGTAAATGATATCTCGGCGGTCGATTACTTTCAAGCGATAAATCGTTCTTGGCGGCAATATTCTTGATGGTCATAATTTATCAACAAGACCGATATATCGGTTCATCCCACgattaacaactttaaaaactaaattttctgattaaactaaaataaagaGTGTTTGAAGTTATATTATGCCAAAGATACTAGTAATCATTTAGTTAAATATATTTACTTCGGgctatactacattataaagcatttgaatcttttttttttttttttactttagtagttgaaaatttcaaaatacccatgttatttattcataatacctttaaaaaatatatcaactacttatttttctctctttttaaatCTTAACAACCAATTTTTCACTCTTCTCcatgaatcattttattcttctaatttattcaaaatctttatctaaaaaattatacatcgatacattataaaaattaggaaaatgactaattatcttaacaaaatagcctaaaaattcttctaacactttaagaaggtgacatgtggcatcttctaattctctttcctaatcttgccctctgatttttctacatgtcataatccaatagttaagaggatttttagactattttgttaggagaattaatcatttttctaaaaattatatgtgtgttcttaaaatttcatgctctttcattagagataattcgatatactttcgatgaacttttaaatccgagggcggaacccgtacgactaaggTATCTGGCTttcacactctataacctatcaaCTCCTATGACCGTTCATTTCACCGTCGCAACGAGCGAGTATTTTGTCTGGTGTAAATTAATAGGGAAGGTCGGTTCAGCAAAATTTAATCGACTTACGACAATCTTTATTCTTTAACATATGTATTTGTATGATTCGAACATCAAGCTAGCAACTTTGACTGGCATTATATTatagggataactgcagaaaataaaaAGCACCTTTCAACCAATTCATGAAAATAgtagtgacctttaaaagttttattttttagaaatgaactttcatttattaccggaattagcaacatttgacacgtggacaTTTTTTGATTATGTGGCATTTTTAATGACGTGTCATTCTTTACAACacagaaaatagaaaggacctttcaaacaatacaaaaatagcaatgacctttaaaagtttactttttagcAATGAACTTTAATTTATAGTCGGATTACTAGAACACCTCGTCGGTGTTGGATGTGAAGATGGTTTTTTCTTCGATTTCTTCAACTAACTTAGAAACCGTCGACAGTTTGTTCGAGTTCGAGAAAACCTCTGGACCTTCGCCATCTGGATCTATCTCATGTGCGGATAAACTCTTCTTAAATGAACCAAATCTGGCCTATGAAACTCTCGTCTGACATGAACATCCGCAGGATCTCTCTCCGACGAAAACAAAGACGTTTTGACATCTAgttttagagattttaaaacTCGAGATAAACGAAGAAGATATAGATCTATGTCTCATTTATGAACTTCATACACAACTTCTCAATGTTTGAAAATGAAAGagacaacaaaaataaatgaaaagaaggtGAAATTAGCTTCAGAATATAATGACGAGAAAAAATACCTTGTCGGAATCGAAACTGAAACGAAGCcatttttggggggggggggggaatgacatgactgataaaaattaaatagtaaataaataaaatataatgtcacgtcattaaaaaatgccACGTAATCAAAAAtgtccacgtgtcaaatgttgctatttccggtaataaatgaaagttcatttctagataacaaaacttttaaaggtcactgctattttcgagaattggtcgaaaggtgctttctattttctgcagttatccctatATTATACAAGTTATTATATAGTAAGTGAAACTTGAGTTGTTAAATAAGTTAGAAAGCATCATCGGGTTTTATGAATTTAAATTTGATAACATGgtctaatattaataaataaaaatgtatggAACGACATTTGTATAGTGAATTTAAACATATAATCAATCCGGTTTCAACccgaatatttttattaaaaactataaacaaaaaatatgttaaaaatgtATGTAATGAATAATTTTTGTTAATGATACATCATAACTACTTgatatgaaaataatgaataaaaccaacataatattaatttataaaataagaataaatagtGCATTAAAAGAATTCATATTTATTAGCTATTTTTCTTTGAACGTAttacaaaaattattacattataattaaaagaaaaaaatttaaggaACAATTTTAGGCTTGCCATATGAGATTCtttccaaaaatattttgaaaacacaATTCTTCTTCTATATCcactgttgtaaaactcaccgagtGTAGTCCGAGTACTCGCTACAAGTTGCGGTGTCGAGTAGGCCGATTACTCCGAGTACTCCCCGACTTGGCCACTTAGACCCTGAGTACTCACCGCATACACCCGAGTACTCCCAATtcctttgtttttatttttaaattattgtgtatcatcattgtttttttataatcagAAAATTCTTATAATAACTGTAGGTTATGGGTTATTATATCAGGTGAAAGACTTAAAAGAACCAGAAATCTCTACCAACTCTTTTGGATAACAAaatcatttaatgattatgtaATTTGGGGATATCGATATGCAAGGTACTTGTTACAAGTATATCTCATAAGGTGGTTTTTCAAACTGTGTTATAGAAAATCAATATAATCTGAATTCTTTAGGTGGTTTTTCAAACTGTGTtatatatctaattatcattttttgattttgactttgattttgagaataTACATGATACAAGTCCAGAAAAAAAAGTAGATGATCCTAAAGTAAATACTTGCAAGGTTACAAGATCAAGCaccaagatgaagaaaatgctATCTACTTGTTTATCACATTGTAATAAAATGTAATTAGTTATTGTAGGTTGATTCTGTAGATAAATGATAGCTGAGGGGGTCAATGTATAAATTAGTAGAAGGTGGTTATAAGTCGGTTAAACACGTTTATATATTCTGTAagaattcatttttcaaaataatgagaaaataattcccccccccccccccccaaattgTTTCTTCCTTATTTCTTGATCAGAGCTATTGCCGGCGATCGCCAGATTCCTCCATTAACACCGGTGACTCTCTTCACCAAACTTGTTCTATTTTCTCTCCTCTATCGTCCGACATAAATATCTCCTTACCATGCGCACTCTCGATCAAATCCCCAAATTTTTCTTCGAAACCCTAATTTCTTGAAATATAATCAATAATccaattaaatcaaaaattgaagatgcCGACAACTACAATTGATCaggaaacaacaacaacaactcaAGAATCCATTACTGATGTGGATTCAGTTCATCACCCTCTCTACCTTCACCAAACTGATCATCCAGGACTTCTTCTTATCTCTAAGAAATTAACTGGTTCTAAAAACTACAGCTCATGCAAAAGATCGATGCTAATTGCATTAAGTGCAATGAACAAGATGAAACTCATCACTGGGGAGTACAAGGAACCAGCAACAACTTCTCCACTCAAACCTCTATGGGAAAGAACCAATGATATGGTAATTTCCTGGATCTTGAACTCTGTCTTTGAATTAATAGGAAATAGTCTGAGTTTTATACACACTGCTGCTGATTTGTGGAAAGAATTGAGTGATCACTATGCTCAACTAGATGCTCAAAGGATTTATCAAATAAGTGTAGATGTCACTCAGCTTAAGCAAGAAAACACAAGCATAGAGGTTTATTACCACAAATTAAAGGGTTTCCGGGATGAGATTGATGCACTAGAGGCATCATATGCTTGTCATGTAATTGTGTTTGTGAAAATGGAAAAACTAATGGTGAAAGGGAACAAATAAAGAGGATGATGCAATTTCTAATGGGACTAGATGATTCATATGCAAATATTAGAGGTCAAATCTTATTACAACAACCACTGCCTACTGTCTCTAAAGCATATGGAATGTTTAGGCAAGAAGAGAAACAAAGAGAGGGCATTTTACCAAAATCTGTACTCACCCCTGCCACACTATCAACATATACACCTTCCATCTCCAGGACTATTCAAGGCAACACCACCTTCAAACCAAAAATTCCATATCCATCCAGGGTGAATGATAGAAAAGGGATCTTTAGAAAAGGGGTATTTTGTGGCAAATGtgttagaaagaaagaaatatttGAGGATAAGAATTAGTTTCATCATTTCCATCAATAAAGATTGGCTTGGGCGTTACTCCAAGATAAAGATGCAGAAGATTGAATTTGATATGTTTTCCATATTTAGCTCAAAATTTCTCTTATAAGTTGTAACCGGTTGTATCAACCAAAGATcatcaataacaattatttttcAATCTCAATTGTTACCAAAATGCAACAGGGAAGGTCATTATAAGGAAGAATGTTACCAGATTATTGGTTACCCTCCTGGACATCCACTCCATGGAAAATTCAAACCACCTGGAAATTACAAAGGGAAAATTGTCAATTCTGTGCTTACTCAAGAACCACTTCCACTTTCAGTACTTACTCAAGAACCATCTCCAATTTCAGTTACACCACTGCAAGTTCCTTCTCCTCTCATGGAAAATCATCCCCCTGACCCTACTATGCATAGCAGGATGGATCAACTTCAGAATCAACTTAACCAACTCATGTTGATGATGCAACACACTTCACAGGGTATTTCTTCCAAAAATTCTTTTACTAATGCCATTTATTCGTTTATTTCTACTTGCATTTATCATCATGTTGTGTCATGCATATATGCATTTATAGATGCTGGATCCTTGATAGTGGTGCCACAGACCATATATGCACTAAACTCTCCCAATTTACCACATTAAAACACTGCTCTAAACCTATAACTGTCACCTTTCCAAATGGACAACAAGTTCTTGTAACTCAAACTGGTTCAGTACAAATGAACTCCAAAATACTCTTACATGATGTTTTGTACATTCCTAATTTTGCTTACAACCTTATTTCCATCTGAAAACTCACTAAATCCACCAAAACTGCCATTACTTTTACTCATGATAGCTGCTACTTGTAGGGCCATGATGGAGTGACTCATCTTGGCTCAGTATCTCATGGTATCTACATCTTCACCTCCACAACTTCCACAACTTCTCTGTGCAACTCCGTTACTCTTT is drawn from Erigeron canadensis isolate Cc75 chromosome 9, C_canadensis_v1, whole genome shotgun sequence and contains these coding sequences:
- the LOC122582314 gene encoding cilia- and flagella-associated protein 251-like, which produces MEDPPRKQDKKNNKKTFPVTLNVGAGAGSFGIGGVLLLGGALVTATIFSAFAFKKRKQHRSSSENSDKNMSQETKTGDGSHHMNLMMKSNKDFLVDPDIHNPSDGLTSMKEMQTEDIQDLVVNEKHDYEKEDDGQLDSGDGNEGVICSVVGEDQKGTSSYVDSVFENGELDCEEEVIMEARNEDDSSKVLQRDVGGEEQRYLTPIDNGKGEQIEAKSLVSDEAITPIETYEAIEGVEVEECLAKDIAQAPEEGKEEAKDRETVFMNEEAACVKQVIVDDNPQVQFTEEQEKENGYGDDEIIVENFDGGLINETGNAYEIVSELGFSKEEEEGKEKEAAAAVIAGCVRHVKGQNDHQLEFVEDEKEQDHTTVREDNPTAKKVKEQTNIEDGSVKFDEREQGCEMPHVQLIEAAKVDDQTKGEDNPPTNLTNKEEKVEVTIEKVTVDDSTKKDEIPHVESVEEDENEEDVTVKTELVSDESKDSSVKCKQEEPTPGARPVEGCENEENVTVRTEVVPDELEDSYVKSMREEPTPYIQSVECKNAEEDVTTKTEVVPDEIEKSFVKSMQEEQAPEAKTSNQNIEENTEKSRTILGKVQNDSDLNNSVKEDEDSKSASMSVIELAKGRKEALASEPWNLKLLTWSLLVSIWCLCHWYTRLPFPELSLVCSLLFILILLGYRNHTTYLVKYA